A single Amphiprion ocellaris isolate individual 3 ecotype Okinawa chromosome 15, ASM2253959v1, whole genome shotgun sequence DNA region contains:
- the LOC111576124 gene encoding glutathione S-transferase A-like has translation MAKSMMLLWGSGSPPCWRVMIALEEKKLQGYKHKLLSFEKEEHKSQEVLEINPRAQLPAFKHGDIIVNESCAACLYLENRFKSQGSKLIPDSPAEQALMYQHMMEGVHLTDKLNSVVYYDYLVPEEERHDSALKRNKEALTTELQLWEGYLQNVAAGSYLAGPFSLADVIVFPNIAYAFRFKLSVERYPKLAKYYSLLKDRPSIKASWPSQWFATPQGDDALKDV, from the exons ATGGCCAAGTCAATGATGCTGCTGTGGGGGTCTGGATCCCCTCCATGCTGGCGTGTTATGATCGCTCTGGAGGAAAAGAAGCTGCAGGGCTACAAGCACAAACTGCTGTCCTTTGAGAAAGAAGAGCACAAATCTCAGGAAGTCTTGGAAATCAACCCAAGAGCACAG CTCCCTGCATTCAAACATGGAGACATCATAGTGAACGAGTCCTGTGCAGCATGTTTATACCTCGAG AACCGGTTTAAATCTCAGGGCAGCAAACTGATTCCTGACAGTCCTGCAGAACAAGCACTGATGTACCAGCACATGATGGAGGGTGTCCACCTCACTGATAAACTGA ATTCAGTTGTCTACTACGACTACCTTGTCCCTGAAGAGGAGAGACACGACTCAGCTCTGAAGAGAAACAAGGAAGCTCTGACCACTGAGCTCCAACTCTGGGAGGGATACCTGCAGAAT GTGGCTGCAGGCTCGTACCTGGCGGGGCCCTTCTCCTTAGCTGACGTGATCGTCTTTCCAAACATCGCTTATGCGTTTCGTTTCAA GCTGTCTGTTGAACGCTACCCCAAACTGGCCAAATATTACAGCCTGCTGAAGGACAGACCCAGCATTAAAGCCAGCTGGCCCTCACAGTGGTTTGCCACTCCACAGGGGGATGACGCCCTGAAGGATGTCTGA